Part of the Engraulis encrasicolus isolate BLACKSEA-1 chromosome 23, IST_EnEncr_1.0, whole genome shotgun sequence genome is shown below.
cacacgcatacaaatacgcgcacacacacaccttcatgtcATGCATACGTTCCCTGTGACATTTGTCTTCATTTATTGCCGCTAGTAGTGGTATCATGTTACAGCTATTTTCCATTGGCCATGTCAGgtagggcacacatacacacacgcacacacacacacgcacacacacacacacacacacacacacacacacacacacacacacagacacacacgcacacaccatttcCCCCTTGTTTGGCTGCTCAaaaggcatacgcacacacacacacacacacacacacacacacacacacacacacacacacacacacacacacacacacacacacacacacacacacacacacacacacaagctcatgaGTTGTCATGGGGCTACTtcaacgcacacactcacacacttagccttgcaaacatgcacacatgcaaaaggGAAATTATTACTTATGCATGAAGTAATACTTGAGTAAAGTTATACTTAACTCAGCACTCAAAGAGTTTAATTCAATCCTTACTTACATGCTGTGTTCAATTccttttagagatgcaccggatcctgatttttaggatcctgccgggtaCCGGATccgctgcttaagatcctgccggatccggaaccggataccggatcctacaaaagggttgaaacacatagcctactcgcacacgtgggccctttttattacgttggctcaaactattttttagactcattggcttactgctacactgcctgcactggccgcttccaaagggctttcactccatgcagcgattggggttgtgaaagacggactgaaaaacctaggctagagatgcaccagaccctgatttttaggtaacatgccggataccggatccaatgcttaagatcctaccggatccggatcctgtgaaaaaccctattatcctgctggatccggaaacGGAACTGGATCCGGTGTATCTCTAATTCCTTTTAGTGTCCCTTTTGATCAGGTTGCTTTCAACCCATGTCACAAATCacctcggtaacactttctatgaagcccatatctatagcgcattatgagtgtattcataacaaattataatgcgcattataattacttacaacgtattatgactacacccatgatgtttcatgatgctttatattaacagttacgaataaccatgaatctagcttataatgctttataaatcccagCATTTATAATGcaatgtataatgcacatctataacgcatcataatgtgctgtaagccacatcaggcagcctgtagtttatgtCATGAGcgctcataacacccttggatttataaacattataagctagattcatggttattcataactgttaacataaagcatcatgaaacatcatggatgtagtcgtaatgcgttgtaagtcattataatgtgcattataatttgttataaatgtgcgcATAATGCGCTAtatatatgggcttcatagaaagtgttacatcACCTCTATtcgacaaaaagaaaacaaaactttCTTTCGAGATtgataaagcattataagctagattcatggttattgaTAATGATTGATGTTAACATAAAGCACCAAGAAACagcatgggtgtagtcgtaatgcgttgtaagtaattgtGATGTGCATTATAAATAGATATGAATGCGCTCATAAGGCGCTATAGATATGGTCTTCATAggaagtgggcagtcatgggtgagcggttagggcgtcagacttgcatcccagaggttgccggttcgactcccgacccgccaggttggtggggggagtaatcaaccagtgctctcccccatcctcctccatgactgaggtaccctgagtatggtaccgtccccctgcactgctccccatggggcgccactgagggctgcccccttgcacagatgaggcataaatgcaatttcgttgtgtgcagtgctcacttgtgtgctgtggagtgctgtgtcacaatgacaatgggagttggagtttcccaatgggctttcactttcactttcaagtgttaccaaaatctGCATCTCCAAAATGTGCTTCTCATCTACTGGTTGCATTGATAGACTAATTATTGCATTTGTTCTAGGTCTTGGACCCTGTTATGTCGGCATAACCCTATTCCCCTCTCTACAATATAAGTATATAGAATAACTATGGTGTAGGaatgcacgataccacttttcAAAACAACTGATACAAAAACGAGTATTCATTTCTGTGCTTCCCGATACCTAGTGTCGATAACGATAATGTCAATATGTCGATAATGTCAATTTCAATGTAGATTGAGATCTTAGTGAATGTATGAGGCGGcccttttttcccatgctgccttCAAATCAACAGAAGGTGACGAGCTGTTGCATTGTTTCATGTAATACCAATATCGTTGCATGGTATTAGCAAGTGTTTGGTGAGTACAGCTATTAGTATAAGCATCCCTACATTATCGTTTTATGTGAGGATATGGACTATTtcaagggacactccacccatttgcattaggctttccattgctagacacccagtcatacttttgaatggtcgtgcaacactatCGCAATTCctcctgagacaggagaaatccgtattcatctcttaacacttcctccaacaatgatgtaaaaaatttcattttgcatcattgcaggaggaagtgtaagagaggtggatttctgttgagactataAGCCTTTTCCCTTtaaaccccgcccatagggggttggacctaatgtgctaacagacctatcacagatcagtgtgccagtgcttttgaaatcactggcattaggTGCGCTCGATTTAGAATTTTGTCGGTCGATGGACAGAAAACATGtaagcgagaacttgttgtcacgatgtgggtgttattaaaacagcgcatttaaagtctgccacaaatatgaacgagacgatgagctcgctccagtttgctctactaacacaccacgtatcaggagtggggggacaggcagtgaggaggagctgaagtggggacctgcgcaaacttgtgtagaggtgtgagataagactcatatacacacgtgagtgagttcttgaccaaccagttcatgggtgcgtgacctcggaggcagtccgcagacgagcgttgaaggggataagcaactgcagaggttgcaagatctgactgcagtcgcattcatcccacaatagtttgacaccatgtgacacgcaacatcaccgaaattttgaagtttgacaggaaatctaaccatcatgcaactttttgagccagaatgcattgctgtctaaatgcgcatacggCCGTTGCGGTATCTTATTGAGGccccagtaagtcactggcagagctgactgggtgtggcctgtggaacttgagcattgcaatgcaatatggggattgttgtcacaaatccacaagcactaaacataattttctgccttttctcggccaagaaggcaccagaTTCTTATTTtatattctactacatatatgacccaatttcaatacatattcatgtctctgCCGGTGGAATTCCCTTTTAAGACATTAGGCACCTTTTCTGAGTTCTCCTTACCATTTTTTGAACGTTTGCTCTCCATTATTTGGCCATTTGTTTCTGTCAGCTGTATGCTAGCTATTGGATCTTTTGCCCGTAAGCTTAGCAGCCAGTAGGCTGACTCAGACCGGCGATCTGATGCTGGCTTCGCCTCAATATCAATATCCGTCTTGGTAAAGACATAGCGGAATGACCCTCCCTGCGGCGCAGCCGGAAATTGTGTGGTTACCACTGTGGCAGTAATGGCGCTGCCCTTACAATCTCCTCTTGTTATGAATGTCTTTTTGAAATATATCTtttagggcagggtttcccaaactggggtgcgtgcacccctggggcttTCGCGGCCTGGCTTAAGGGGGTACGCGAGCTGAGTAGAGcactggctgagatgtgtgtttttacagaattacattacatgtttggtgaattgtatgctggaaggattcatctttaactcattggctgccagccattttcacaAGAGTTCCACCCGTGGTGCCAGCCGTTTTTCACCATTTTGGGTGTTCTTCAAAGTCcaacagaaaattgagttctttgtcaaTGTCAACACCAAGGATACCAAAAGAGAGATTAGACTTTCCTCTTCCATCTAAAAGAACCCGCTTGTTTATACCTCTTTCCGTTCCTTTGTAATCATCCTTGGAAGAGAGGTGTGTTTCCCCCAAAACACTGATTTCAgaccaaaaagctgagaaaaaggGCTTTTTGTAAAAAGCAACATTTCAAGCAGAAAATCATAATGTTCTTGAAATAGTAACAGCTAAAACATTACAACCTTGTATAATACAATAgaaacaacaatgaaaatggTTTAGACAGTACAAaataatttatttagaaatataaaCAGAGTAGAAATATAAATAAAGAAAGCAATTCATAGGTTTGTTACTTGAAACAAATGGCATATTTGCATAGAAATATCCTGTTGGGGGAAAAAGGAGCTTGTTCTTGAAATAAAGTGCATGTATTGTACATGTGTCCACATACACCTAAGGTACAGTATAACCAAGGATGTAAGTATTACATTTAGCCACCAGATGGCAACATTTCAAAGCAAACATACTGTAAGTACCGgtaataaaacaaaaacacttgGCATCCATTCAAGTgatttgtatgcatgtgtcttcACTCCTACAACAGGTAACTTATAACTGTAATAACTATGTAAGTACTACATGGGCAACAATTCAACATCAGCAACACAATCAAAAGAAAAacctataatgagatgtaataaataaatcttgaatcttgttgcATCTTTTGCAACACAGTGCATATAGTGTGTTTTACATCTTGTTTGAATAGTTGCGCTTAGTGTGGTAATCTGTGAAGTAATCGCCAACATGCAAGGGAACGCAACACAATTTGCACCACATTTTAGTCTCGCTACGTTTACCCCTACGTAGACAGACCCTACATCTCCTTCCAGGTCTCAGCTTCGCTGTGGAGGGTCTCAGGAATACAAGTTTGTGTCTGAAAAGGTCACCATCTAACCTGCTGTCTGGGTCAGTGTTGTAGGGTGCTCGATTAGGTCTGCCTTCCACGTCCACATCCCCCTCAGCACCTCCgccctccccctctgtctgctCCACCTCATCCTCTCCCAACCTGCGCCTCACAGTCCACGCCTTCACCACCTGACGGATAAACTCCAGGAGGGTTTTACACCCCCCTGGGTGTTTGGCTCTGTACAGTACAAATGCATTGAACATGCACAGTTGCATGAGGTATGCCACAATTTTTTGAACCAGTTGAAGGTCCTTCGAATGAAGGGGTAGTAGGCCACATTTTGATCCAACCCGTCCACCCTATTCATGTGGTTATTATGGCAACCACACACTTTGGTTTGTCCTGAGCCACcttgtctctctgtcccctctgccacACTTCGACCCTCTCCATTTGGTCTTGGTGACAGGTAGTCACCATTCATACCAATCTCTTGTCCTGCcaggccaccaccatcaccctcccATTGTGCCGCACAGTTCTTCCCCCAACCTCCAGGTTTGCCACCTCCCTCATATTTGCAGGATCCCCCCTGTTCCTCCTAAGTGTGCCACACACATTTGTCTTCACATCAAGCAATTTctcacaaagagagacagagttatAAAAGTTGTCCATATACAACACATATCCATGGCCTGTCAGACGATCAAGCAAGTCAAAAACGATCTCTGGCAGGGTACTGGCTTCTCCAATATAAGGCCTCATATTGAAGCAGTACCCTGTTGCAGAGTCGCAGAGTATATATGATTTAATGCCATATTTCACTGGCTTCTGGGGGTTATAAACCCTGAATGATAGGCGCCCCCGCCACTGCATCATCCCCTCATCAATAGAGATGTTGGGGCCTGGCTCGAAAAGCTCCTTGAATTTGGTAACAAGGTAATCCAAGACTGGACGTACCTTGTACATTTTGTCATTCAAATCTTGTGTGGtgttgtcattgaaatgtaaaaacCGCCAAATTAGTTGAAATCGGTTTCTGGACATGGTTTTTCCAAAATGGGGTGTGCtatccacctcctccacactccagTACAAGTCAATGCTAGGTTTTTTGACATAACCTGTTAGAAAAGTCAACCCAAAGAACTTTTTTATTTCTAGCAGTGTGACTGGTTTCCATGATTTGTGTCGACTGTGTGGCAATGTGGCGGTGTGTGCTTCAAAATACTGACTGGCATATAGGTTGGTTTGTTCAACAATGTTCTGTAGCAGTTCATCTGTGAGGAAGAGCTCCAAGAAGTCAGCTGGCTGGTCGCTGTCCAATTCGGCGGCAGCACTCCGGGGTCCTGGAGTAGCAGTGAATGGAATATGGCTGGGCTGCCAGCCATCTTCATGCCAGGCCCCTGTGTCGGTGCCTTGGCCAGAATGTCTGCCTGGTCTGCCAGCTGAAAATTACACACATACAACTGCTATAAGACATACGTTCATATTTATTCATGTGGTGCCATAAACTGAATTGCATTTACTTTTATAATTTACCTTTCTTCTTTGCTTTGGTAGTGCGTGGCGCATGGAAGTTCGAGCTCTGACTGCTTGATGTAGAGGGATGCTGGATGAGAGTGCTGGATGCAGTATCTGCCAATTACAGAAAAGATACACTTATCATACCACTCTTTCTAAATCATTAGTAGCCTACGAGTTTACTGTACTTCTTGGAGATTGAAAAAAAATTGTGCCCATCTTCATCCAACATGGTCTGGATGAATGAGAAAGTATCTTCATAGGCAGTTGAAACAATAAAATGCAAGGCTGATGAGACATTTGTGTGCCACGGACAAGAGTGGTGCAAGCaatcaatgcaatgcaaaagctgctagataaaaataaaaacctagGGGACTAATTGGCATTGGCAGGCAGTAACGCATAAGCCATGGGCTACTATCAACAACACAAATCAAAACATTGCTATTCAAAAGATGCTGCGTAAAAATGAACAGGTAGAGCTAACGGATGCACAGAGAGAAAACTAGAGCTTAGGCCAGTCATCCATAAAGTTACGAAGCATACAAAAAAGTCGTCTCGACTTACCTTTCTTCTTTGTTTTGGTTCGACGCATGAGCGCACTGGAGGGTGCATGTCGTCCTCTGATTGATGTAGAGGGGTTCTGAATGCGCGTGGTGGGTACAGGGTCTACGAATGACAGAAATATATAATTACCACACCAAAATAGAAACGGTAAAAAGGAAGACTGGTGGCGCTATGTGCCATGGACAAGAACGCCAAGCCATCAAAAGACGTTTTCAAAACAATAACACAAGACGCTAGGGTAAAATAAAATGATATTGGCTAACTGGCAGGCAGAAACGCACTCGTCATAATATCAACAACAAAAGTCAAAACATTGAGATTCAAAAGATGCTGCCTAACATTGAACAGGTGGAGCTCACGAATGCACAGAGGGAAAACTAGAAGAGCTCACCTTTCTTCTTCGTTTTGGTCGCACGCATGAGGGCAAGGGAGGGGTGACGTGCATGTCGTCCTCCTCTACTTGATGTAGGGGGGTGCTGACTGCGCGAGCTGGGTGCAGGATCTACATGTACGAATGACAGAAATATAAAATTACCACACCACAATTGAAACGGTAAAAGGCAAGACTGATTGCGCCTGTGTACAATGGATTACAGTGGTGAAAAACGACCATGCAAGCAATCAAAAGGCGTTTCCAAAACAATAAGATAGGACGCGCGTCCTAGGGTAAAAATGAACTAGGTGGCTAACTtgcaggcagaaatgtagcctaAGATAGTGTCAACACATAACTAAACCGTTGTAATTCAAAATATCTTGCGTAAAATTCAACAGTGGAGCTAACTAGTGCACAGAAAACAGCACACAGTGGTCAGTGTAGCAATCAAACAGAGTTATAAAGCGCGTAAAAAGTCAAATGACTTACCATCGCCATGTCGCCTTGCTGGCCGAGGAGAGGGCGATCTCCGGCTAAGGGGAGAGGAGGCTCTGCTATTAGTCCCAGAGCCTGGGGGTATCCACTCGTCAGATGAGTCGGGGTCCGGTTCACTGAAATCGGAACTAGAGTCATCGTCACTGTCGCTGTCTGACTCGCGTGAGTTTCCAGGTTGTGAACGTCTTCCACGTAAAGCCTCCTCCAAGGTGAGCTGCTTCAGTCCATGACTGCGCCTGGCCATGCTGCTACTCTGATTGAGCATCATGCTGCGTCTTGgtttatatagcctactacatcttCTTTGACGTGTAAACAAATCACATCAAACAAAACAAAGGTGCTGCCATCTAGATGATCGGATACCGTCCCACATTCCTAGCAGCATGCATATCCACTCGCATATCTAAAGTTTCAGCTAGCTCTCCAGAGCAGATAGCATGCATGCAGAATCAAAAAGGCTAGTTAGTCCCGATAGCATGCATGCAGGATCTCAAATAGCCTACCCTGCCTTGCTAAATGTTAGCTGTGATCGTTTTtcgccctcttcctcttctttttttttttttttttttttatataaagccACAGTTGGAATAGGAACCACACTGCTGTCCCATGTTGTTTCATGCTCTCTGCTCTGACAAGAGCACAGTTCTTTGATTTCTTTGTTACACATAAAGTTGCAAATGAAGTCTGTAGGTCTTCCTCATGGTGTAAACTCATCAGGGAGGCTAGTACTGCCACCAAAGTGATCAGATGGGGTCCATTCACATTAACTAGGCCTATCTTTGCAAACTGTCATGACACTGAGGCACACTTGACACTTACGCCACCTACAGGATCATTTCCCGAGTGCGTAGAAGTCTGATTTTTTTACAGGACATAGGGGAGATGACCCCCAAGGCCTAGCTGTAAAAAAACGTAAAAGCCGGCGAACGTcgccaaaggcagggggcgtGACTATTTGAAATTACGTCATAAACCGCCcatggcagccaatgagttaactgtTATTTATAAcccctagacttgtcatgcaacaagttccattgtaatgatggcagaaaaaacgtcaggtctattAGAAATGAGTTCTGCTCAAAATGTGCAGTTGTGcaacattcacttagggggtgcacgaaccacactgaaatgaaaaagggggtgcgcagggtttgggaaccgctgttataggactttttgcctttatttctgacagtagagtggaggagaaaaaggaaaggacatgagtggggagagagagacagagaaggcatATGACACGAGCCGAAATCGAAACCGGGTTACCGGCGTAGTAACACAGTTTTCGGTAACACTTCGTTGAAGCCCATACCTATAACGTATTATGAGCACATTCATAACAACTTATAATacgcatcataatcatagtgcattatgactacactcacgacgcttcatgatggagtatatcaacagttatgaataactataaacCTAGCTCATCATGCATTATAAATCTGATTGTGTTTTGAGCAATCGTGAATGGTTATGAACTACAGGCAGTAATGGGGctcataatacattataactgtcatgatgcactatgattaattatgatgcgcattataagttgttataaacaggctcataatgcgctatagtgTTACCCAGTTTTCtacgttaaaggggtatgccactattttggggcttaatacagttaaaatcgttggctggggtttataaaggtggtaaagtgtcttatttttcatgctaagcattgtcttgctttaagacaagttaaagagggaaaatgtcgctaagctagtgaaagtcaatggatccaactttcactagcttagcgacatattccctcttttaacttgtcttaaagcaagacatcggcttacatgaaaaataagacactttaccacctttataaaccccagccaacgattttaactgtattaagccccaaaatagtggcatacccctttaagccaaggCTGGGCCATAAATGCATTtgcataaaagtgtctgctaaatgtaatgaaatgtaatgcaatgtaatgtaataaaaatgcacacccacaaaagagacacacacagtatgtttTTTCTTATTACCTTTGTTGCAAGTCTCTATGTTTAAGACCACCatctgaatgtaatgtaatgtattgtaaagtaaaacacacacacacacaggttgtgcaCAAACATGTTGTCTGACNCGGACTCATTGAcaatagtgtacacacacacacatgcacgcaagcacgcacgcacgcacacacacacacacacacacacacacacacacacacacacacacacacacacacacacacacacacacacacacacacacacacacacacacacacacacacacacacacacacacaaaacacagataaACTATTGCACTGTGCTTTACAGTTGAGCTCTGAGCGTGAGTGAATGTCTTTGTGACAGCTGTCATGGCCAATtggggctctgtgtgtgcgtccgtatctgtgtgtgtgtgtgagtgtgtgtgtgtgtgtgtgtgtgtgtgtgtgtgtatgagtgtgtgtgtgtgtgtatgagtgagtgtgtgcgtgcgtgcacgtgcgtctgtgtctgtgtgtctgtgcgcttgtgaatgcatgtgtatgcttgtgcatgcatgtgtctgagtgtgtgtgtctgtgtgtttctgcatgcatgtgtgcgtgtgcatgcatgcaagcatgtgcgtgcatgtgtgtgtgtgtgtgtgcctgcgtgtgtgtgtttgtgtgtatgcgtgcatatgtgtgtgtgtgtgtttgtgtgtgtgtgcgcgcatgtgtgtgtgtgtgtgtgtgtgtgtgtgtgtgtgtgtatgtgtgtgtgtgtgtgtgtgtgtggcctggagTGCTAATGGGTGCACCGCTGTGCTTTAAGAGGCTACAgacgtagcttcctccaccgccACGGGCGCtaacactctcgcacacacacacacacacacacacacacacacacacgcactcacgcacgcacgcacgcacacacacacacacacacacacacaaatacgcacacacacacacacacacacacacacacacacacacacacacacacacacacacacacacac
Proteins encoded:
- the LOC134440027 gene encoding piggyBac transposable element-derived protein 1-like, coding for MRATKTKKKDPVPTTRIQNPSTSIRGRHAPSSALMRRTKTKKKDTASSTLIQHPSTSSSQSSNFHAPRTTKAKKKAGRPGRHSGQGTDTGAWHEDGWQPSHIPFTATPGPRSAAAELDSDQPADFLELFLTDELLQNIVEQTNLYASQYFEAHTATLPHSRHKSWKPVTLLEIKKFFGLTFLTGYVKKPSIDLYWSVEEVVKAWTVRRRLGEDEVEQTEGEGGGAEGDVDVEGRPNRAPYNTDPDSRLPH